The stretch of DNA GCAGCATCGCGCGTTTAATCGTCAACCGGTGTCCACTCGCATTGCCGTGGTTGCTGCCGGGCCTTTGTTCAATTTTGCCTTTGCCATTCTGGCCTACTGGGCGCTGTTCATGATGGGCGTGCCGGGGGTTAAGCCGTTGATCGGTGAGGTGCAGCCGGGATCGCTGTTTGCCCAGGCGGGGATAGCGCACGGTGATCTGGTGCTGTCGATTGACGACGAACCAATGCCGACCCTGGAAAACGTCCGCTTGACGCTGATGGAAGGAGTGTTGGATCAATCCGTACTTAACGTGACGGTTCAGCGCGAGGACATGAGCGAGCGCGAATTGCAGCTGGATTTGAGCAGTTTGACAGCAGATGCGCTGGATGAAGATTTCATGCAGGCACTGGGTTTTTCTCCGCTGCGGCCGCTTTTGCCGGCGGTGCTGGCGGAAGTGCAGACCAGTGGTGCCGCGCATGCGGCGGGTTTGCAGTCCGGTGACCAGATTATTGAGGTCGACGGTCTGGTGATTGAAGACTGGGAGGCCTGGGCGAGCTATGTCCGCGAGCATCCTGGCCAGGCACTGGCAGTGAAAATATTGCGCCAGAACCAGACGCTGGATTTGACCGTGACACCGGCAACGGTGGAGTCACCTACTGGGCCGATTGGTCGCGTGGGAGCCATGCCCGATGTTCCTGAAGAATTGATCAGTGAATTCCGCGCCGTTCAGCGCTATGGCGTGTTGGCAGCCATTCCTGTCGCGATAGAAAAAACCTGGGACATGTCGGTGATGACGCTGGTCATGTTGTGGAAAATGTTGGTGGGCAAGCATCGATTGAAAATATCAGCGGGCCATTAACCATTGCCACTTACGCAGGCCAGACGGCGCAAATTGGTCTGGTTGCCTTTATTTCCTTTCTGGCGATTGTGAGCGTGAGTCTTGGAGTCTTGAATTTGTTGCCGGTGCCGGTTTTAGATGGCGGCCATCTCATGTACTATGTGATTGAAATTATAAAGGGAAGTCCGGTTTCCGAGCAGGCTCAACTGATGGGACAAAAAATCGGCATTATCATGTTGGGTGGCTTGATGTTTCTTGCCCTTTACAACGACATTAACCGGCTGTTTAGCTAGAGCGTCATTGATTTTAAAAAAATGAAGAAAAATATCGGGTTGCTGTTGGCGCTTTTGTTGTGGTCGACGTTGTCTTCTGCTGCACTGACGTCGTTCGAAGTAAAAGAGATTCGCTTGGAAAATCTGAGCCGGATCTCCGAGGCGACCGTGCTCAATTATTTGCCAGTCAAAAAAGGCAGTACGCTGAATCAACAAAAGGCTGATGAGGCGCTGCGCGCCTTGTTCAAAACCGGTTTTTTCGACGACGTCAGTTTGCATCGCGATGGTGACGTGCTGGTGGTCAGGTTTGTCGAGCGGCCTTCCATTGCCAAAATCAAACTGTCGGGCAATGAAAAAATTGAAACCGATCAGCTCAAAGATGGTTTAAAGAAAATTGGCTTGGCGGAAGGGCGGATTTTTAACCGCTCATTGCTCGAGCAGGTTGAACAGGAGTTACAGCGCCAGTACTTTGCCTTGGGCAAGTACGGCGTCAGCATCAAATCCAAGGTTGAAGAACAGTCACGTAACCGGGTTTCGATTGAGATCGAAATTAACGAAGGTGATGTGGCGCTGGTGCGCGACATTAACATCATCGGTTTTCATGCGTTTGACAAGGCGACCCTGATGCGCCGTTTTGAAACCGATCCTTATCAGATCGGTGACTCGTTGGTGTCGGATGCGGAGTACACCCGGCAGAAATTAGCTGCCGACCTGGAAAATCTGCGTTCCTACTATCTGGATCGTGGCTACATCAATTTTGATATTTCATCCACTCAGGTGAGTATTTCGCCAGACAAGCGCAATGTGTATGTCACCGTTAATCTTGACGAGGGCAGCAAGTACAGTGTCGCTGGCGTCAGTTTGTCCGGTAATTTGATTGTGGACGAAGCAGAATTGCGCGGCATGATCGAAATTAAGGACGGCGACGTTTTTTCCCGCAAACTGATTACCGAAAGCAGTACGCGCATTAGCGAGCGTTTGGGCGAAGAGGGCTATGCCTTTGCCAACGTAAATGCGATACCGGAAATTAATGAAGACGACAAAACCGTCAAGCTGACCTTCTTCGTCGATCCGGGCAAGCGTGTTTATATCCGGCGGGTGAATTTTATCGGTAACAGCAAAACCCAGGACGAGGTTTTGCGTCGCGAATTGCGTCAGTTGGAAGGTGGCTGGTATTCCACCTCCAAGATTAATCGCTCCAAGGTACGCATTCAGCGTACCGGCTTTATTGATCAGGTGAATGTGGATCGCCTTTCTGTTCCCGGTCGTCCCGATCTGGTGGACGTGGTGTTTTCCGTGACCGAGCGGCCCTCAGGCAGTATTACTGCGTCGATGGGTTATGGGCAGGGCTCGGGCATGATTTTGTCCGCCAGCGTGAACCAGAACAACTTCCTGGGAACGGGTAAATCGGTCAGTGCCGAGGTCAATAACAGCGACATCAATCGCAAATACAGCTTCCGTTTGACAGACCCGTACTACACCCTGGACGGGGTGAGCCGCACCATCAGTTTGTATCTGAACGAGACCAATGCCTCGGCCACCAACCGGATCTCGGGCTATCAGGCGGACGTGTACGGCGCCAGCATGAGTTTCGGTTTCCCGATGAGCGAGTACCGGACGGCGCGAGTGGGGCTGGGTTATGATCATACCGATATCGATATTGCCAGTACGGCGGCCAGTGCCTATCGTCGTTTTACCGATGATTTTGGTACTACCTTCAATACCTTTACCCTGACAGCATCCTGGTCGTACGATACGCGAAATCGCATTGTTTTCCCGGAGAAGGGCACCGATATCAACATTTCGACCGATATCGCGCTGCCGGCGGCGGATATCAGTTTCTACAAGGTCAACTACCGTCAGCAGTTGTTCTGGCAATTGTGGAGTCCGGTGGTTTTCCACCTGGATGGTACCGTGGCATATGGTGATGGCTTGGGAAATACGGATCGGCTACCCTTCTATGAGAATTACTACGCCGGTGGTGGACAGAGCGTACGTGGTTTCCGTGATTTCAGCCTGGGTCCCAAGGATGACATCAATGACCGTACGGTGGGTGGTAACCGCAAGGCAACCGGTACCATGGAGCTATTGTTCCCACCACCCATGTCCGAGGATAATCGTACCGTCCGGTTGAGCGCCTTTATTGATGCGGGTAATGTGTGGGGCGACGGCAGTGATGCGCGCAGCCTGGTTGCGCATATTGAGCAGTTGAGAGCGTCTTATGGTGCGTCACTGTTATGGATTACCCCGGTGGGTGGATTGCGTTTCAGCTGGGCCTGGCCGTTGAAGACCGAAGAGGGTGATCAGACGCAGCGCTTCCAGTTCTCTATCGGTGCACCGTTCTAAACAGACAGGAGTGTCAACGTGAAAAAATCGGTATTTGGTCTGCTGGTGGTCCTGGTCTTGGGTTCGACTTGGGCGCAGGCCGCGGATTTGAAAATTGGCGTGGTCAATGTGCCCAAAATTCTGGAGGAGTCTCCTCCTGCCATTGCCGCGCGCGATGCACTGCAGCGTGAATTTGAACCTCGTGAGCGTGAACTGCTGGCGACCCAGGCCAGTTTGCGCAAGCTGGAAGAGCGTCTGAATCGTGACGGCTCGATCATGAGCGAGGCTGAACGTTCCAAGCTCGAGCGGGAAGTGCTGACCAAACAGCGCGACTTCAAACACGACCAGGATGGGTTCCGTGAAGACCTGGCGATGAAGCGTCGCGAATTGGTGGAAAATTTACAGCGCCAACTGGTGGACAGTATTCGCGCGTACGCAGAAGAGAAAAAATTTGATTTGTTGCTGGCCGAGGGCGTGGTTTACGTCAAAGACAGCTATGATGTGACTGACGAAGTGTTGCGTTACCTTTCCGGCAAAAAGAAATAGTGGATACTGAGGACTGAGCGTTGGCTTTTACTCTACAACAATTGGCTGATCATGTAGGTGCCCGTGTGCACGGTGATCCTGCTTGTTTGATTCACGGCGTGGCCGACATTGTTGAGGCGACGGCGGGTGAGTTGGCGTTTGTCTCCAATCAGAAATTTAAAAAATACCTGGGCGAAACTTCCGCCGGCGTCGTGGTTCTAACCGATGATTTGTTGGCTGACTGTCCAACCAACGCGTTGGTGGTCAAATCACCGTTGGCGGCGTATGCCAAGCTGGCGCAACTGATTACCGCCGAGCCTGCGCCTGAACAGGGCGCGCATCCGACGGCGGTGGTCAGTGAGCGTGCAGTGCTGGGTGCTGGCGCGTACGTGGGACCCAATGCGGTTGTGGAAGACGATGTCCAGTTGGGCGAAAACGTGTTGATCGGCGCCAATTGCTTTGTCGGCAAGGGCAGCGTGATCGGTGCCAACAGTCGTTTGTACCCCAATGTCAGTGTGTACCACCAAACGGTCATCGGCCAGCGCTGCATTATTCACAGCGGTGCGGTGATTGGCAGTGATGGTTTTGGCAATGCGAATGAAAATGGGCGCTGGATCAAAATTCCCCAGTTGGGTCGCGTGGTGCTGGAGGATGATGTAGAAATCGGTGCCAATACCGCGATAGACCGTGGGGCAATGAAAGATACAGTCATTTGCCGTGGCGTGAAGATCGATAACCTGGTGCACATCGCTCACAACGTTTACATTGGTGAAAACTCCGCCATCGCCGCCTGCGTTGGCATCGCCGGCAGTGCTACCCTCGGCAAGGGGGTCACCATTGGTGGTGTTTCTGGAGTGGCGGGACACATCGAAATTGCTGATAATACACACTTTACCGGAATGGCGATGGTGACCCGCTCGATCAAGGAGCCTGGATTGTACTCGTCCGGTTTGCCGGCAGAAGAAAACCGTGAGTGGCGCAAGAATGTGGTGCGTTTTCGTAATTTGGAAAAATTGGAAAAACGCGTGAAGGAACTGGAAGCGAAATTGGATGAGAAATAATGGGTAGTACTCCCAACCGTTTTGATGTTAACGAGATTTTCAAGCTGCTGCCCCATCGTTACCCGTTTTTGCTGGTGGACAAGGTGGTTGAGTTTGATTCTGGCAAGTCGCTCAAGGCGATCAAAAACGTTACCATTAACGAGCCATTTTTTGTTGGCCATTTTCCCGAAAAACCGGTGATGCCGGGTGTGTTGATTATCGAAGCGCTGGCTCAGGCAACGGGTTTGTTGTCGTTCGAAGCGACCGGTGGTCGTCGTGATGGCAAACTGTTTTATCTGGTGGCAGTGGACAACGCCCGTTTTAAACAGCCAGTGATTCCAGGTGACCAGTTGGTGTTGGAAGTTGAGTACATCACCGACAAACGCGGTATTTGGAAATTCTCGGGCAAAGCCAGTGTCGATGGCAAAGTGGTGGCCAGCGCCGATTTGATGTGTGCAGAGAGGGATGCCTAAGCGTGATTGATGAAAGAGCCATCATCGACCCGAGTGCGCGGATTGGTAACAATGTCAGCATTGGTCCCTATGCGGTTATTGGCAAGGATGTGGAAATTGGCGATGGCTGCCAGATTGGTCCGCACGTAGTGATTAATGGGCCAACCACGCTTGGCCGCGACAATCGAATTTTTCAGTTTGCCTCCATTGGCGATGAGCCACAGGACAAAAAATACGCCGGTGAACCTACCAGACTGGTGATTGGTGATCGCAACACCATTCGTGAATTTTGTACCATTAACCGTGGTACGGTGCAGGATAACAGCATTACCAAAATTGGTAATGACAACTGGATCATGGCTTATGTGCACATCGCCCATGACTGTATTGTTGGCAACAATGTGACCTTGGCGAACAATGCGTCGCTGGCAGGTCATGTGCGCGTTGGCGATTTCGCGATTTTGGGTGGATTCACCCTGGTGCACCAGTTCTGCGCCATTGGTGCGCACTGTTTTGCCGGAATGAACAGCGTTATTTCCAAAGACGTACCACCGTACGTGATGGTGTCAGGTCACATGGCGGAAGCCCACGGCCTGAATACCGAAGGTTTGCGTCGTCGCGGATTTTCTCCCGAGGCGATGAAAGCCCTTAAGGACGCCTATCGTGTGGTTTTCCGTCAGGGTCACACGCTGAAAACAGCGATTG from Gammaproteobacteria bacterium encodes:
- the bamA gene encoding outer membrane protein assembly factor BamA, giving the protein MKKNIGLLLALLLWSTLSSAALTSFEVKEIRLENLSRISEATVLNYLPVKKGSTLNQQKADEALRALFKTGFFDDVSLHRDGDVLVVRFVERPSIAKIKLSGNEKIETDQLKDGLKKIGLAEGRIFNRSLLEQVEQELQRQYFALGKYGVSIKSKVEEQSRNRVSIEIEINEGDVALVRDINIIGFHAFDKATLMRRFETDPYQIGDSLVSDAEYTRQKLAADLENLRSYYLDRGYINFDISSTQVSISPDKRNVYVTVNLDEGSKYSVAGVSLSGNLIVDEAELRGMIEIKDGDVFSRKLITESSTRISERLGEEGYAFANVNAIPEINEDDKTVKLTFFVDPGKRVYIRRVNFIGNSKTQDEVLRRELRQLEGGWYSTSKINRSKVRIQRTGFIDQVNVDRLSVPGRPDLVDVVFSVTERPSGSITASMGYGQGSGMILSASVNQNNFLGTGKSVSAEVNNSDINRKYSFRLTDPYYTLDGVSRTISLYLNETNASATNRISGYQADVYGASMSFGFPMSEYRTARVGLGYDHTDIDIASTAASAYRRFTDDFGTTFNTFTLTASWSYDTRNRIVFPEKGTDINISTDIALPAADISFYKVNYRQQLFWQLWSPVVFHLDGTVAYGDGLGNTDRLPFYENYYAGGGQSVRGFRDFSLGPKDDINDRTVGGNRKATGTMELLFPPPMSEDNRTVRLSAFIDAGNVWGDGSDARSLVAHIEQLRASYGASLLWITPVGGLRFSWAWPLKTEEGDQTQRFQFSIGAPF
- a CDS encoding OmpH family outer membrane protein, which gives rise to MKKSVFGLLVVLVLGSTWAQAADLKIGVVNVPKILEESPPAIAARDALQREFEPRERELLATQASLRKLEERLNRDGSIMSEAERSKLEREVLTKQRDFKHDQDGFREDLAMKRRELVENLQRQLVDSIRAYAEEKKFDLLLAEGVVYVKDSYDVTDEVLRYLSGKKK
- the lpxD gene encoding UDP-3-O-(3-hydroxymyristoyl)glucosamine N-acyltransferase encodes the protein MAFTLQQLADHVGARVHGDPACLIHGVADIVEATAGELAFVSNQKFKKYLGETSAGVVVLTDDLLADCPTNALVVKSPLAAYAKLAQLITAEPAPEQGAHPTAVVSERAVLGAGAYVGPNAVVEDDVQLGENVLIGANCFVGKGSVIGANSRLYPNVSVYHQTVIGQRCIIHSGAVIGSDGFGNANENGRWIKIPQLGRVVLEDDVEIGANTAIDRGAMKDTVICRGVKIDNLVHIAHNVYIGENSAIAACVGIAGSATLGKGVTIGGVSGVAGHIEIADNTHFTGMAMVTRSIKEPGLYSSGLPAEENREWRKNVVRFRNLEKLEKRVKELEAKLDEK
- the fabZ gene encoding 3-hydroxyacyl-ACP dehydratase FabZ; its protein translation is MGSTPNRFDVNEIFKLLPHRYPFLLVDKVVEFDSGKSLKAIKNVTINEPFFVGHFPEKPVMPGVLIIEALAQATGLLSFEATGGRRDGKLFYLVAVDNARFKQPVIPGDQLVLEVEYITDKRGIWKFSGKASVDGKVVASADLMCAERDA
- the lpxA gene encoding acyl-ACP--UDP-N-acetylglucosamine O-acyltransferase, giving the protein MIDERAIIDPSARIGNNVSIGPYAVIGKDVEIGDGCQIGPHVVINGPTTLGRDNRIFQFASIGDEPQDKKYAGEPTRLVIGDRNTIREFCTINRGTVQDNSITKIGNDNWIMAYVHIAHDCIVGNNVTLANNASLAGHVRVGDFAILGGFTLVHQFCAIGAHCFAGMNSVISKDVPPYVMVSGHMAEAHGLNTEGLRRRGFSPEAMKALKDAYRVVFRQGHTLKTAIEMLEPEAKQCAELAVMVDFLQNVTRGIVR